The DNA region CGCTTGCGCTTCGGGCTAGTGACTAAAGTGGTCGCCCCAAACCTCGCGATGTGAAAAAGTAAAAAGCCCTGGGGTCGCCGCCGCCGAATTGTCGAGTGACATGTCGGTTGGATGATTTCGAGATGTCCGCCGAATTGGCCCTTTCTCCTGTGCTGGCCGCTTATTCCTCCGATTGCGAGCCGCGGCGGATCGAGAATCTCGGCTCGGCCGGCGGGTTTAGCGGGGCGCGCTTCTGGCGGCTCGAAGCACCGCGGGGATTCCTCTGCCTTCGGCGCTGGCCCGCCGAGCGCCCGAGTGCGCGGCGGCTGGAATTCGTCCATGCCGTATTGGACTACGTTCATCGTCATGGATTCTTTCTCCTTCCATTGCCAATCCGGACGTTATCCGGCAAAACAACCTGCTCGCACTTCGGCCACCTCTGGGAATTGACGCCCTGGCTCCCTGGCGCCGCAGACTACTTGCCCGAGCGGAAGCCGGAGAAGTTGGCGGCGGCGCTGACGGCGCTGGCCCGCTGGCACCGAGCGGCAGCGGAGTTTCCGCAATCAGACCAGCAACTCGCAGCATCTCCTGGCAACTTGTCGCGCCTCGCGCAATTGGAACAACTTCGGTCTGGCGGTTTGACCCGCTTGTCGATCGCGGTCGAGAACCGTCGGGGATTGCCCCCTTTTGCGGCGGGCACCATCGCCTCGATGGTCGCGGAACTAAAGGGGACTGTCCCCCTCTCCGTAGACGGTTCTCAAATAGGCTCGAATCGCCCCGAATGGGCCGAATTGGCTGGCATGGCGGAGCGGCTGTTCGCTTTGTTTTTCCGTGTCCAGCGAACCGTCGGGGAGAGGCTCATATCCGCCGCCTCGATCCGAGTGCCATTGCAGCCCTGCATCCGCGATGTCTGGCACGATCATGTGCTCTTCGAGGGAGATCGAGTCAGCGGGATCATCGATTTCGGCGCTCTGC from Pirellulales bacterium includes:
- a CDS encoding phosphotransferase, with the translated sequence MSAELALSPVLAAYSSDCEPRRIENLGSAGGFSGARFWRLEAPRGFLCLRRWPAERPSARRLEFVHAVLDYVHRHGFFLLPLPIRTLSGKTTCSHFGHLWELTPWLPGAADYLPERKPEKLAAALTALARWHRAAAEFPQSDQQLAASPGNLSRLAQLEQLRSGGLTRLSIAVENRRGLPPFAAGTIASMVAELKGTVPLSVDGSQIGSNRPEWAELAGMAERLFALFFRVQRTVGERLISAASIRVPLQPCIRDVWHDHVLFEGDRVSGIIDFGALRLETVAGDVARLLGSLAGDDLEAREHGLAAYQAVRPLSDEELTLVRVFDESAMLLSGFNWLEWVFLSQREFEDPAEVVRRMRGILDRLEFCSSNRAFDLS